The following coding sequences lie in one Pan paniscus chromosome X, NHGRI_mPanPan1-v2.0_pri, whole genome shotgun sequence genomic window:
- the LOC100974537 gene encoding olfactory receptor 13H1, whose protein sequence is MAMDNVTAVFQFLLIGISNYPQWRDMFFTLVLIIYLSTLLGNGFMIFLIHFDPNLHTPIYVFLSNLSFLDLCYGTASMPQALVHCFSTHPYLSYPRCLAQTSVSLALATAECLLLAAMAYDRVVAISNPLRYSVVMNGPVCVCLAATSWGTSLVLTAMLILSLRLHFCGANVINHFACEILSLIKLTCSDTSLNEFMILITSIFTLLLPFGFVLLSYIRIAMAIIRIRSPQGRLKAFTTCGSHLTVVTILYGAAISMYMKTQSKSSPDQNKFISVFYGALTPMLNPLIYSLRKKDVKRAIRKVMLKRT, encoded by the coding sequence ATGGCCATGGACAATGTCACAGCAGTGTTTCAGTTTCTCCTTATTGGCATTTCTAACTATCCTCAATGGAGAGACATGTTTTTCACATTAGTGCTGATAATTTACCTCAGCACATTGTTGGGGAATGGATTTATGATCTTTCTTATTCACTTTGACCCCAACCTCCACACTCCAATCTACGTCTTCCTTAGTAACCTGTCTTTCTTAGACCTTTGTTATGGAACAGCTTCCATGCCCCAGGCTTTGGTGCATTGTTTCTCTACCCATCCCTACCTCTCTTATCCCCGATGTTTGGCTCAAACAAGTGTCTCCTTGGCTTTGGCCACAGCAGAGTGCCTCCTACTGGCTGCCATGGCCTATGACCGTGTGGTTGCTATCAGCAATCCCCTGCGTTATTCAGTGGTTATGAATGGCCCAGTGTGTGTCTGCTTGGCTGCTACCTCATGGGGGACATCACTTGTGCTCACTGCCATGCTCATCCTATCCCTGAGGCTTCACTTCTGTGGGGCTAATGTCATCAACCATTTTGCCTGTGAGATTCTCTCCCTCATTAAGCTGACCTGTTCTGATACCAGCCTCAATGAATTTATGATCCTCATCACCAGTATCTTCACCCTGCTGCTACCATTTGGGTTTGTTCTCCTCTCCTACATACGAATTGCTATGGCTATCATAAGGATTCGCTCACCCCAGGGCAGGCTCAAGGCCTTTACCACATGTGGCTCTCACCTGACCGTGGTGACAATCCTCTATGGGGCAGCCATCTCCATGTATATGAAAACTCAGTCCAAGTCCTCCCCTGACCAGAACAAGTTTATCTCAGTGTTTTATGGAGCTTTGACACCCATGTTGAACCCCCTGATATATAGCCtgagaaaaaaagatgttaaacgGGCAATAAGGAAAGTTATGTTGAAAAGGACATGA